Proteins from a single region of Butyrivibrio fibrisolvens:
- a CDS encoding ABC transporter permease, whose amino-acid sequence MSEAALKKESDIRVVKSDSYIPTQADFKLKKKSSDDFVDTNFASQSFWKEVVARFWRKKSAVLGLVFVLVITFFAFVGPVMNEYTYSGQNLELKNLAPRIPIIENTGFFDGHENIRTTSGTKVVNYYFEKKLADTFYWFGSDNFGRDIWTRTWSGAQVSLIIAVAAAIIDMIIGMSYGLISGYFGGKVDMVLQRILEIANGIPRLVIVTLLLLVFKPGMITIIIALMLTEWVGMSRIARAEMLKLKEQEFVLASRTLGAGNMHIIFSEVLPNIIGPIITQVMFSIPTAIFTEAFLSFVGLGIPVPRCSLGSLISEGFNSFTTHPYQIIPPIVVMALLMLSFNLVADGLREALDPKLKEM is encoded by the coding sequence ATGTCAGAAGCGGCATTAAAAAAAGAATCTGATATCCGGGTTGTAAAGTCGGATTCCTACATCCCTACGCAGGCGGATTTCAAACTTAAGAAAAAAAGCAGTGATGATTTTGTAGATACAAACTTTGCATCCCAGAGTTTCTGGAAAGAGGTTGTAGCAAGGTTCTGGCGCAAGAAGAGTGCGGTACTTGGACTTGTTTTTGTACTGGTTATTACCTTCTTTGCATTCGTAGGACCTGTGATGAATGAGTATACCTATTCAGGTCAGAACCTTGAGCTCAAAAATCTCGCGCCCAGAATTCCTATAATCGAGAACACAGGCTTTTTTGACGGACATGAGAATATCAGGACAACATCAGGAACCAAGGTTGTAAACTACTATTTTGAAAAAAAGCTTGCAGATACTTTCTACTGGTTTGGAAGCGATAACTTTGGAAGAGACATCTGGACAAGAACATGGTCAGGTGCTCAGGTTTCACTGATAATCGCAGTTGCGGCAGCTATAATCGACATGATCATAGGAATGAGCTATGGTCTTATCTCAGGATACTTTGGCGGTAAGGTCGATATGGTCCTTCAGAGAATCTTAGAGATTGCCAACGGCATTCCAAGGCTTGTAATAGTTACGCTTCTCCTTCTTGTATTTAAGCCTGGTATGATCACGATCATCATAGCGCTTATGCTTACTGAGTGGGTTGGAATGAGCAGAATAGCCAGAGCTGAGATGCTCAAACTCAAAGAGCAGGAATTTGTACTTGCATCAAGAACTCTTGGAGCAGGTAACATGCATATCATTTTTAGTGAAGTTCTTCCTAATATAATCGGACCTATCATTACTCAGGTTATGTTCTCAATTCCTACAGCTATTTTTACAGAGGCATTTCTTTCTTTTGTAGGACTTGGTATTCCTGTACCAAGATGTTCACTGGGATCACTGATCTCTGAAGGATTTAACAGTTTTACTACTCATCCTTATCAGATTATCCCGCCTATCGTTGTAATGGCTCTTCTGATGCTGAGCTTCAACCTTGTTGCTGACGGACTCAGAGAAGCTCTTGATCCTAAGTTAAAGGAGATGTGA
- a CDS encoding ATP-binding cassette domain-containing protein: MAANYNAAPLLEVEGLRQYFPVSKTYTVKAVENVSFKVYPGETYGLVGESGSGKSTIGRSIIRLYDPTEGKINFCGMDISGKLNGKTKENLRTQMQMIFQDPMASLNPRKKIKDIIGEALDIHHICKTKSERDRKVEAILEKVGLAKEHADRYPHQFSGGQRQRVGIARALILNPKLVIADECISALDVSIQAQVVNLMKDIQEELGTAYLFIAHDLSMVKYISDRIGVLHLGHLLETGTTDEIFSNPVHPYTKSLLSAIPIPNPELEKNREAINYDYKTSGIDYNKGTEHLVSGTHFVKCTDKEFEDWTK, from the coding sequence ATGGCAGCAAATTATAACGCAGCGCCTCTCCTTGAAGTAGAGGGACTAAGACAGTATTTTCCTGTAAGCAAGACCTATACAGTTAAGGCTGTAGAGAATGTAAGCTTTAAAGTCTATCCCGGCGAAACCTACGGACTTGTTGGCGAGTCAGGATCAGGTAAATCTACTATAGGTAGAAGTATAATAAGACTCTATGATCCGACAGAAGGCAAGATAAACTTCTGCGGAATGGACATATCAGGAAAGCTAAATGGTAAAACGAAAGAGAATCTAAGGACCCAGATGCAGATGATATTCCAGGATCCCATGGCTTCTCTTAACCCAAGGAAAAAGATCAAGGATATCATTGGAGAAGCTCTTGATATCCACCATATCTGCAAAACAAAGAGCGAGAGAGATAGAAAGGTTGAAGCCATACTTGAAAAGGTAGGACTTGCCAAGGAGCATGCAGACCGTTATCCGCACCAGTTCTCAGGCGGACAAAGACAGCGTGTCGGCATTGCAAGAGCCCTTATCTTAAATCCAAAGCTTGTAATAGCAGATGAATGTATCTCAGCACTCGACGTTTCTATTCAGGCGCAGGTTGTAAACCTTATGAAGGATATCCAGGAAGAGCTAGGGACAGCGTATCTGTTCATAGCTCATGACCTTTCCATGGTCAAGTATATCTCTGACAGGATCGGAGTACTTCACCTTGGTCACCTCTTGGAAACAGGGACAACAGATGAGATCTTTAGTAATCCGGTTCATCCGTATACAAAAAGCCTTCTGTCTGCGATACCAATCCCTAACCCTGAGCTTGAGAAAAACCGCGAAGCAATAAACTACGATTACAAGACTTCAGGTATAGACTACAACAAGGGTACAGAGCATCTTGTGAGCGGCACTCACTTTGTAAAGTGCACGGACAAGGAGTTTGAAGACTGGACCAAGTGA
- a CDS encoding ABC transporter permease, with product MKKYVLKRVVTAIFTLLAITLILFILMQLMPGSPFNDEKLNESQRAALYAKYGLDKPIVIQFFHYVINMFKGDLGVSYKISKNTPITQLIASRLPISIGVGFAAVFIGAVVGLLLGLLAAFKRDTIWDTIATIISVIGVSVPSYVFALALSYQFGFKLDWFPMLFSSKDVIGSSVLPSVSLSMFTMASIARFTRAEMIEVLGSDYMLLAESKGLSGNKLVFAHALRNALIPIITVLAPLVVDLMTGSLVVEKIFAIPGVGSLLVNAIQSNDYNVVIALSFIYSAMYIGIMLVVDILYGVIDPRIRVAKEGD from the coding sequence ATGAAAAAATACGTATTAAAACGAGTAGTAACAGCAATATTCACATTACTGGCTATTACACTTATTCTTTTCATTCTTATGCAGCTGATGCCGGGCTCACCATTTAATGATGAGAAGCTCAATGAATCACAAAGAGCTGCACTATATGCCAAATATGGCCTTGATAAACCTATAGTAATTCAGTTTTTCCACTACGTAATCAATATGTTTAAGGGTGACCTTGGAGTAAGTTATAAGATTTCCAAGAATACTCCTATCACACAGCTTATTGCTTCAAGACTTCCTATATCAATAGGAGTTGGATTCGCAGCTGTATTTATAGGTGCTGTTGTAGGCCTTCTTCTGGGACTCCTTGCAGCATTCAAAAGAGATACTATCTGGGATACGATCGCTACAATTATCTCAGTAATCGGTGTATCTGTTCCTTCATATGTATTTGCGCTGGCACTTTCCTATCAATTTGGATTTAAGCTTGACTGGTTCCCGATGCTCTTTTCATCTAAAGACGTCATAGGATCGAGCGTACTGCCTTCAGTATCACTGTCTATGTTCACCATGGCTTCGATCGCAAGATTCACAAGAGCAGAAATGATAGAAGTACTGGGATCAGATTATATGCTGCTGGCTGAGTCTAAGGGACTTTCAGGTAACAAGCTTGTCTTTGCACATGCACTTAGAAATGCCCTTATTCCGATCATTACAGTTCTGGCGCCCCTTGTTGTTGATCTTATGACAGGTTCACTCGTTGTTGAGAAGATCTTCGCTATTCCTGGGGTTGGTTCGCTACTTGTTAACGCAATCCAGTCTAATGACTATAACGTGGTTATAGCTCTTAGCTTTATATATTCAGCAATGTACATTGGCATCATGCTCGTAGTTGATATCCTCTACGGTGTGATCGATCCGAGAATCCGTGTGGCAAAGGAGGGAGACTGA
- a CDS encoding peptide ABC transporter substrate-binding protein, whose product MKKKLLSVMLASTLALSVIGCGSSAVNGVSDTENTTEDNSGSTPNGGANSSSDLNIMLETPVESLDPQQATDGTSFEVIADYTDGLMQMDADGQAVNAIAESVDVSEDGLTYTFHLRNDANWSNGEAVTAADFVFAWQRAVDPEVASEYSYMLSDIGQIVNAQEIIDGTKDKSELGVTAVDDKTLEVKLNVPVSYFLSLMYFPTFYPVNQAFFESCGDTFATSPETTLSNGAFVLDDYQPAATTIHLTKNPDYYGADSVQLAGLNYQVIQDSQQALMSYQSGDLDTTLVNGEQVDQVKDDAAFQAIGAGYLWYISPNIKEVKELQNLNIRYAFTMALNREAITTDVLKDGSAPTYTAVPMDFAAGPDGSDFSADQEMFSDVCKYDADAALEYWNKGLEELGVSEITITMIHDADDAPIKVAQVVKEQLETTLPGLTVELQQMPKKERVQRMQDGDFELGLTRWGPDYADPMTYLGMWVTNNSNNYGFWSNSEYDAIIAECTTGATAMDAQARWSALYDAEKIVMDEAVIFPLYTQCNAELISTNVSGIEFHPVALNRVYKNATKN is encoded by the coding sequence ATGAAGAAGAAGTTATTGTCAGTCATGCTGGCGTCAACCCTTGCGCTTAGCGTGATTGGATGCGGAAGTTCTGCTGTAAACGGAGTGTCAGATACAGAAAATACAACCGAGGACAATTCTGGTTCAACTCCAAATGGCGGTGCAAACAGTTCATCAGATCTTAATATCATGCTTGAAACACCTGTTGAATCACTTGATCCTCAGCAGGCAACAGATGGTACATCATTCGAAGTTATCGCAGATTATACAGATGGTCTTATGCAGATGGATGCAGACGGACAGGCTGTTAATGCTATTGCTGAGAGCGTAGATGTATCTGAAGATGGTCTTACATACACATTCCACCTTAGAAACGATGCTAACTGGAGCAACGGAGAAGCTGTAACTGCAGCAGATTTCGTATTTGCATGGCAGAGAGCTGTAGATCCTGAAGTTGCTTCTGAGTATTCTTATATGCTCAGCGATATCGGTCAGATCGTTAATGCACAGGAGATCATTGACGGAACCAAGGACAAGTCAGAACTTGGTGTAACAGCTGTTGATGACAAGACTCTTGAAGTTAAGCTCAATGTTCCTGTTAGCTATTTCCTTAGTCTTATGTACTTCCCTACATTCTATCCTGTAAACCAGGCATTCTTTGAAAGCTGCGGAGATACATTTGCTACAAGCCCTGAGACAACACTTTCTAATGGTGCATTTGTTCTCGATGATTATCAGCCTGCAGCAACAACTATCCACCTTACCAAGAACCCTGATTACTACGGAGCAGATTCTGTTCAGCTTGCAGGTCTTAACTATCAGGTAATCCAGGATTCACAGCAGGCTCTTATGAGTTATCAGAGCGGCGATCTTGATACAACCCTTGTAAACGGTGAGCAGGTTGATCAGGTTAAAGATGATGCTGCATTCCAGGCAATCGGTGCAGGATACCTCTGGTACATCAGCCCTAACATCAAGGAAGTTAAAGAGCTTCAGAACCTCAACATCCGTTACGCGTTCACAATGGCACTTAACCGTGAAGCTATCACTACAGACGTACTTAAGGATGGTTCAGCTCCTACATATACAGCAGTTCCTATGGATTTTGCAGCAGGCCCTGACGGATCAGACTTCTCTGCAGATCAGGAGATGTTCTCAGATGTATGTAAGTATGATGCTGATGCAGCTCTTGAGTACTGGAACAAGGGACTTGAAGAACTTGGCGTTTCAGAGATCACTATCACAATGATCCACGATGCTGATGATGCTCCTATCAAGGTAGCTCAGGTTGTTAAGGAGCAGCTCGAGACAACACTTCCAGGTCTTACTGTTGAACTTCAGCAGATGCCTAAGAAGGAAAGAGTACAGCGTATGCAGGATGGCGACTTCGAACTTGGTCTTACACGTTGGGGTCCTGACTATGCAGATCCTATGACATACCTTGGCATGTGGGTTACTAACAATTCCAACAACTATGGTTTCTGGAGTAATTCTGAGTACGATGCTATCATCGCTGAGTGTACAACAGGTGCTACAGCTATGGATGCACAGGCTCGCTGGTCGGCACTTTACGATGCTGAGAAGATCGTAATGGACGAGGCAGTTATTTTCCCTCTCTATACACAGTGCAATGCAGAGCTTATCTCTACAAATGTTTCAGGAATTGAGTTCCATCCGGTAGCTCTTAACAGAGTTTACAAGAACGCAACTAAAAACTAA
- a CDS encoding ABC transporter ATP-binding protein, whose protein sequence is MSEDKKKEKILDVKDLDITFKTTAGDVHAIRGVNIDLYQGETVAIVGESGSGKSVTMRAAMGILAKNATVNSGQIIYRYRDNKGGIDYNPDEDKTATWKEADILKMDKKWIRKHINGRRMAMVFQDPMTSLDPTMTIGKQIIEGMIWHYKIDKKDARKRAIELLKEVGIEDAEKRMKQYPHQLSGGMRQRVVIAIALSCNPDLLICDEPTTALDVNIQAKILELIKKVQKERGIAVIYITHDLGVVAKVADYVNVMYAGKIVEVGNINEIFYDPKHPYTWGLLSAMPDLGTDDDRLYTIPGSPPNLLHEKNGDAFAPRNAYALEIDDKLEPPMFKVTDTHFAATWLLDKRAPKVDMPHELKARIERMKKEAQANGSKL, encoded by the coding sequence ATGAGTGAAGATAAGAAAAAAGAAAAAATACTTGATGTCAAAGATCTTGACATCACCTTTAAGACAACTGCAGGAGATGTACATGCGATCCGCGGCGTGAATATAGATCTGTACCAGGGTGAGACTGTTGCCATCGTTGGTGAGTCCGGCTCAGGTAAGTCAGTAACAATGCGTGCTGCAATGGGAATCCTTGCCAAGAATGCTACCGTTAATTCAGGACAGATCATCTACAGATACCGTGATAATAAGGGCGGAATCGACTATAACCCTGATGAGGATAAAACGGCTACGTGGAAGGAAGCTGATATCCTCAAGATGGACAAGAAGTGGATTAGAAAGCATATCAACGGCCGCAGGATGGCAATGGTATTCCAGGATCCCATGACAAGCCTTGATCCTACCATGACTATAGGCAAGCAGATCATAGAAGGTATGATCTGGCACTATAAGATTGATAAGAAGGATGCTCGCAAAAGAGCTATTGAGCTCTTGAAAGAGGTTGGTATAGAAGATGCTGAAAAGAGAATGAAGCAGTATCCACACCAGCTTTCAGGCGGTATGAGACAGAGAGTTGTTATTGCAATAGCACTTTCCTGTAATCCAGATCTTCTTATATGCGATGAGCCTACAACAGCTCTTGACGTTAATATTCAGGCCAAGATCCTTGAGCTTATCAAGAAGGTTCAGAAGGAAAGAGGCATAGCGGTAATCTACATAACACATGACCTTGGCGTTGTAGCTAAAGTCGCTGATTATGTAAACGTTATGTATGCAGGTAAGATCGTAGAAGTCGGTAATATAAATGAGATATTCTATGATCCCAAGCATCCTTATACATGGGGACTTTTGTCAGCCATGCCTGATCTTGGAACAGATGACGACAGACTTTATACGATCCCGGGATCACCTCCAAACCTCCTTCATGAGAAAAATGGTGATGCTTTTGCTCCAAGAAATGCTTATGCTCTTGAGATTGACGATAAGCTTGAGCCGCCAATGTTCAAGGTAACAGATACTCACTTTGCAGCTACATGGCTTCTTGATAAGAGAGCTCCAAAGGTTGATATGCCACACGAGCTTAAAGCAAGAATAGAAAGAATGAAAAAGGAGGCACAGGCAAATGGCAGCAAATTATAA